From the genome of Nicotiana sylvestris chromosome 2, ASM39365v2, whole genome shotgun sequence, one region includes:
- the LOC138884338 gene encoding uncharacterized protein, protein MGQTQAIMPDQVQEQGVQNAPPPVPTVVPIVALPADAVARLLNVLEALVPTQGGSSAPQATLQIQAPTQTQPFGNKEVSLHEFLKLKSPKFTGSDNSADPQSFLDRTLKALRALGCSSERAVELAVYKLEDMANTWYETVLLGRPAGAAPLTWDEFTKLFKNHFLPDSLMQQYARDFERLVQTPDMDVSTYNTKFCKLAIYAPHLVPTEEARVQRFVDGLVSRLYTAVAPQMKTLSYSDVVDLARKIENKGREERATNDLRKKAKMGGAFSGGFSEIEEQETRDNNNRVLRQGHTCLHSPHTYYITDKIYVTAPVCQTCGRSHLGQCRVLTGECFRCGQLGHHLRDCPQPPRNFNQACSQSAAPNQTTRNTSGATGTGNRGRGVGDRATVNQGQGNAGKGQARVFTFTRQDAQASNAVVIGILSVYSFDALALIDPGSTHSYVSSYFALRFSRQPELLNDHFLVATHIVESLLAEYVYRACQIRVEGRDTLADLIVLGVFDFGMLMGMDWLSSCYAIVDCHAKIVKSEIPNEPSFILRGSQVLETCKIVSFMKAQRLLKKGCLGLLAIVNDTRKKTVGIENVPVVREFSDVFPKDLPGLPPI, encoded by the exons ATGGGTCAAACCCAAGCTATTATGCCAGATCAAGTGCAAGAGCAAGGAGTTCAGAACGCTCCACCACCAGTGCCAACTGTTGTACCTATTGTTGCCTTACCTGCAGATGCAGTGGCAAGGTTATTGAATGTGTTAGAGGCATTGGTGCCTACTCAAGGCGGAAGTTCAGCTCCTCAGGCTACTTTACAGATACAAGCACCTACACAGACTCAGCCTTTCGGGAATAAGGAAGTGTCCCTACACGAGTTCCTGAAattgaaatcaccaaaattcaCAGGTTCCGATAATTCAGCAGATCCTCAAAGTTTCTTGGATAGGACACTCAAGGCATTACGTGCTCTTGGATGTTCTAGTGAGAGAGCCGTGGAGCTCGCAGTATACAAACTAGAGGATATGGCCAACACATGGTATGAAACTGTATTGCTAGGAAGGCCAGCAGGAGCAGCACCACTGACATGGGACGAGTTCACTAAGTTGTTCAAGAATCATTTTCTTCCAGACAGTCTGATGCAACAATATGCTAGAGACTTTGAGAGATTGGTTCAGACTCCAGATATGGATGTGTCAACATATAACACTAAGTTCTGTAAGCTGGCTATATATGCTCCTCACTTAGTGCCTACCGAAGAAGCTCGAGttcagaggtttgttgatggattgGTTAGTCGTCTATACACTGCAGTAGCCCCACAGATGAAGACTTTATCCTACTCTGATGTAGTTGACCTTGCTAGAAAGATTGAAAACAAGGGACGTGAGGAGCGTGCAACTAATGATTTACGTAAGAAGGCCAAGATGGGAGGGGCTTTCAGTGGTGGTTTTAGTGAAATAGAAGAGCAGGAAACCAGGGACAACAACAACAGGGTTCTCAGACAGGGACACACATGTCTTCACAGTCCACATACATACTACATTACAGACAAG ATATATGTCACTGCTCCAGTCTGCCAGACTTGTGGTAGATCACATTTGGGCCAATGTCGTGTTCTAACTGGAGAGTGCTTTCGGTGTGGCCAGTTGGGACATCACTTGAGGGATTGCCCTCAGCCTCCGAGAAATTTCAACCAGGCTTGTAGTCAGTCAGCTGCACCGAATCAGACTACTCGTAATACTTCAGGCGCTACAGGTACAGGAAATAGAGGTCGAGGTGTTGGAGACCGTGCTACTGTGAATCAAGGACAAGGCAATGCTGGTAAAGGTCAAGCGAGAGTTTTTACATTTACTAGACAAGATGCTCAGGCCTCGAATGCAGTGGTTATAGGTATTCTTTCTGTCTATTCATTTGATGCacttgcgttgattgatccgggatctacccACTCTTATGTGTCCTCGTACTTTGCTTTGAGATTTAGTAGACAGCCCGAGCTATTGAATGATCATTTTCTAGTTGCTACTCATATTGTAGAGTCTCTATTAGCTGAATACGTGTATCGTGCTTGTCAGATTCGAGTTGAGGGTAGAGATACTCTTGCTGACCTTATTGTACTTGGTGTGTTTGACTTTGGCATGctgatgggaatggattggttatcttcttgCTATGCTATAGTCGATTGTCATGCAAAGATAGTTAAGTCTGAGATACCAAATGAACCCAGTTTTATTCTAAGAGGGAGTCAGGTTCTAGAGACTTGCAAAATTGTATCTTTTATGAAGGCTCAACGACTTCTGAAGAAAGGTTGCTTGGGTCTCTTAGCTATTGTAAATGATACAAGAAAGAAAACAGTTGGTATAGAAAATGTACCAGTAGTGAGagaattttctgatgtatttcctaaggatttaccaggattgcctccaatatga
- the LOC138884340 gene encoding uncharacterized protein: protein MDKVQLIRQRLLAAQSRQKSYADKRRKDLVFTIGDKVFLRVSPMQGVMRFGKRGKLSPRFIGPYEILDRVGAMAYRLALPPELSFIHPVFHVSMLRKCISNSYQAIEAPTILLDEKLSYEEETMAIVDRQVRKLRSKEIVFVKVLWRNHTVEEATWEIEDVMRVKYPHLFQSTGMYLS from the coding sequence ATGGACAAGGTCCAGTTGATCAGACAGAGATTGCTTGCAGCTCAAAGTAGACAAAAGTCTTATGCTGATAAGAGAAGAAAAGATTTAGTATTCACAATTGGAGACAAAGTGTTCCTACGAGTCTCCCCTATGCAAGGTGTAATGCGGTTTGGGAAAAGAGGCAAGTTAAGCCCCAGGTTTATAGGACCGTATGAGATACTAGACCGAGTGGGAGCGATGGCTTATCGTTTGGCACTTCCTCCTGAGTTATCCTTtattcatccagtgtttcatgtctcaatgctaagaaaatgtatatcaaactcatatcaggcgaTTGAAGCACCGACTATACTGCTCGATGAGAAGTTGTCCTACGAGGAGGAGACGATGGCTATTGttgataggcaagtaagaaagcTACGGTCAAAAGAAATTGTGTTCGTTAAAGTCTTATGGAGAAATCATACTGTTGAAGAAGCTACATGGGAAATAGAAGATGTTATGCGAGTCAAGTATCCTCATTTATTTCAGTCTACAGGTATGTACCTGAGCTAA